In the genome of Desulfuromonas sp. DDH964, one region contains:
- a CDS encoding LemA family protein, whose product MPKRLLTLLMLLPLLLLSGCGYNQIQKNEETVTAAWADVEATYQRRADLIPNLVETVKAYASHEKETFQAVTEARAKVGQVNVSAKDLNDPAALARFQAAQGELSGALSRLLVVAERYPDLKASQNFSDLQNQLEGTENRINVARQRFNEAVRIFNTSIRTFPNNLTNKFLLHLEPKEPFKAEAGAAQAPKVQF is encoded by the coding sequence ATGCCGAAAAGACTCTTGACCCTGCTGATGCTGCTCCCCCTGCTGCTCCTGTCCGGCTGCGGCTACAACCAGATCCAGAAAAATGAGGAGACGGTGACGGCGGCCTGGGCCGATGTCGAGGCAACCTACCAGCGCCGCGCCGACCTGATCCCCAACCTGGTCGAAACGGTCAAGGCCTATGCCTCCCACGAAAAAGAAACCTTCCAGGCCGTCACCGAGGCGCGGGCCAAGGTCGGCCAGGTGAACGTCAGCGCCAAGGACCTCAACGACCCCGCCGCCCTCGCCCGCTTCCAGGCGGCCCAGGGGGAGCTCTCCGGCGCCCTCTCCCGGCTGCTGGTGGTGGCCGAGCGCTATCCCGACCTCAAAGCGAGCCAAAACTTCAGCGACCTGCAGAACCAGCTCGAGGGGACGGAAAACCGCATCAACGTCGCCCGCCAGCGCTTCAACGAGGCGGTACGGATTTTCAATACCTCGATTCGCACCTTTCCCAACAACCTGACCAACAAGTTCCTGCTCCATCTTGAACCGAAGGAGCCCTTCAAGGCCGAAGCCGGTGCTGCCCAGGCACCCAAGGTCCAGTTCTAG
- a CDS encoding DUF2845 domain-containing protein has product MTGRHFWLLLAAILIFMAGPAWALRCGDDLILPGDRRIQVLASCGEPASRERWEEVRAGSDWRYGRYWGTRVKVEVEEWTYNFGPSRFLSFVRLENGVVVRVENGDYGF; this is encoded by the coding sequence ATGACCGGAAGACATTTCTGGCTGTTGCTGGCGGCTATCCTCATTTTCATGGCCGGTCCGGCTTGGGCCTTGCGCTGTGGGGATGATCTGATTCTCCCCGGGGATCGCCGCATTCAGGTCCTGGCCTCCTGCGGTGAACCGGCGAGTCGGGAACGCTGGGAAGAGGTTCGGGCGGGCAGCGATTGGCGTTACGGCCGCTACTGGGGGACTCGGGTCAAGGTCGAAGTCGAGGAGTGGACCTACAATTTCGGTCCGAGTCGCTTTCTCAGCTTTGTGCGGTTGGAAAACGGCGTGGTGGTCCGGGTGGAGAACGGTGATTATGGCTTCTGA
- the clpS gene encoding ATP-dependent Clp protease adapter ClpS, with product MYNGRQAVARPGTGSSTRKLEQTRERAVSPALFKVLMLNDDYTTMEFVVEVLEAVFHKSPTEANRIMLSVHQRGSGLCGIYPWEIAETKVARVHARARAAGFPLKCSIEQA from the coding sequence ATGTATAACGGGAGGCAGGCAGTGGCGCGACCGGGGACGGGAAGCAGCACGCGAAAATTGGAGCAGACCCGGGAGCGCGCGGTCTCCCCGGCCCTGTTCAAGGTCCTGATGCTGAACGACGATTACACCACCATGGAGTTCGTAGTCGAGGTTCTCGAGGCGGTCTTTCACAAGTCGCCGACCGAGGCCAACCGGATCATGCTCAGCGTGCATCAGCGCGGCTCCGGCCTCTGCGGCATCTATCCCTGGGAAATTGCCGAAACCAAGGTGGCCCGGGTTCACGCCCGCGCCCGCGCCGCCGGGTTTCCCCTGAAATGCAGCATCGAGCAGGCCTGA
- a CDS encoding IS110 family transposase gives MKLYSGFDLHSNNNYLGIIDQNGKRIFKKKLDNDPKQILQTLQPFRPDLMGAVVESTYNWYWLVDLLMDEGYRVHLANPAAIQTYKGLKHVDDVHDSFWLAEMLRLNILPEGYIYPKEMRPVRDLLRKRGHLIRLRTSLIISLQNIVTRNCGVRLKANEIKRFRGDRIGPLLAENEDLALAGAVSKESIDFLTRQIRQIEAVVEGKIDLDGPYRYLLSLPGVGKILGLTIRLETGCIERFAKVGNYASYCRKVSSRWTSNGKAKGRGNEKNGNKYLAWAFSEAAELARRFDPKARAFYQRKLAKCPVMVAHGALAHKLTRAAFFVMRDQVPFMPEKLFP, from the coding sequence ATGAAACTCTACTCTGGTTTCGACCTGCACTCAAATAACAACTATCTTGGAATCATTGACCAGAACGGAAAGAGGATTTTCAAAAAGAAGCTGGACAACGACCCGAAGCAGATTTTACAAACCCTCCAGCCGTTTCGGCCCGACTTGATGGGCGCCGTTGTTGAATCGACCTACAACTGGTACTGGCTGGTGGATCTGTTGATGGACGAAGGATATCGAGTTCATTTGGCCAATCCTGCGGCCATTCAAACCTACAAGGGGTTGAAGCATGTCGACGATGTCCACGATTCTTTTTGGTTGGCCGAGATGCTGCGCTTGAACATTCTGCCGGAAGGCTACATCTATCCGAAGGAAATGCGTCCGGTACGCGACCTGTTGCGAAAACGCGGACATCTGATACGCCTTCGGACTTCGCTGATCATCAGCTTGCAGAACATCGTCACCCGCAATTGCGGCGTTCGACTCAAGGCGAACGAGATCAAACGATTCCGAGGTGACCGTATCGGTCCCCTGCTCGCCGAAAACGAGGATTTGGCCCTGGCCGGAGCGGTCAGCAAGGAGAGTATCGACTTTCTTACCCGGCAGATTCGGCAGATCGAGGCGGTTGTCGAAGGTAAAATCGATCTCGACGGCCCCTATCGCTATCTTCTGTCCCTTCCCGGCGTCGGCAAGATTCTGGGCTTGACCATCCGGCTGGAAACCGGGTGCATCGAACGCTTTGCCAAGGTCGGAAATTACGCCTCGTATTGCCGCAAGGTCTCCAGTCGCTGGACCAGCAACGGCAAGGCCAAAGGACGGGGCAACGAAAAGAACGGCAATAAATACCTGGCCTGGGCCTTTTCCGAAGCGGCCGAACTCGCCCGTCGTTTTGATCCGAAAGCGCGGGCGTTCTATCAACGCAAGCTCGCAAAGTGTCCGGTCATGGTGGCCCACGGCGCCCTGGCCCACAAGCTGACCCGGGCGGCGTTCTTCGTTATGCGCGACCAAGTGCCGTTTATGCCGGAAAAACTGTTTCCCTGA
- a CDS encoding PilZ domain-containing protein, producing the protein MLRALAPETSVERFEALTVFLKGQGPNYLDLTLPYQLQEGEGYPFTPGMAFEILSDAMGLGIRLTGNFQSARDVNQIRLSHNNDLQLIRRRTFRRRDTLIGLRYTKGRGALRTFREQWEKNTRILNSGGNLARLPDFPRCKVNLSAGGIRFAIKLPVAVADLCLLLLELPDGKPPVCALSEIAWLAEGGEENRCQAGMQFIQILESDRKRIEQFIAAGGGEET; encoded by the coding sequence ATGCTTCGGGCCTTGGCTCCGGAGACGTCTGTCGAGCGCTTTGAGGCTCTCACGGTCTTTCTCAAGGGTCAGGGGCCGAACTATCTCGACCTCACCCTCCCCTACCAGCTCCAGGAAGGGGAGGGTTACCCCTTTACTCCGGGGATGGCCTTCGAAATCCTCTCCGATGCCATGGGACTCGGCATCCGCCTGACCGGGAATTTTCAAAGCGCCCGGGATGTCAACCAGATCCGCCTCAGCCACAACAACGACCTGCAGCTGATCCGGCGCCGGACCTTTCGCCGCCGCGACACCCTTATCGGGCTGCGCTATACCAAGGGGCGCGGGGCCCTACGCACCTTTCGCGAGCAGTGGGAAAAGAACACCCGGATCCTCAACAGCGGCGGCAACCTGGCCAGGCTCCCCGACTTCCCCCGCTGCAAGGTCAACCTGAGCGCCGGCGGCATCCGCTTTGCCATCAAGCTGCCGGTGGCGGTCGCCGATCTCTGCCTGCTGCTCTTGGAGCTTCCCGACGGCAAGCCCCCGGTCTGTGCCCTCAGCGAAATCGCCTGGCTTGCCGAAGGGGGCGAGGAGAACCGCTGCCAGGCTGGAATGCAGTTTATCCAGATCCTGGAAAGCGATCGCAAGCGGATCGAACAGTTTATTGCCGCCGGAGGCGGGGAGGAAACCTGA
- the aat gene encoding leucyl/phenylalanyl-tRNA--protein transferase, translating into MPVYRLPAQLVFPPPSLAEPGGLLAVGGDLSPPRLLLAYTSGIFPWFNPEDPILWWSPDPRCILEPSEIHRSRSLRRTLRRGRFQLSCNRAFDDVVAACADIRRQQGEGTWLSPEMAAAYGELHRLGYAHSVECWEAGELVGGLYGVCLGRCFFGESMFHRVADASKVALGWLAGRLQAAGFELIDCQLANPHLVSLGAREIPRPVFLERLRRSGVTPSTMPPPGDFPGEGEYPVA; encoded by the coding sequence ATGCCGGTCTATCGTCTTCCTGCGCAGCTCGTCTTCCCGCCCCCCTCTCTGGCCGAGCCCGGCGGTTTACTCGCCGTGGGGGGCGATCTCTCCCCGCCGCGCCTGCTGCTGGCCTACACGAGCGGAATCTTCCCCTGGTTCAACCCTGAAGACCCGATCCTCTGGTGGTCCCCCGATCCGCGCTGCATCCTCGAGCCGTCCGAAATCCATCGCTCCAGGAGCCTGCGCCGGACCTTGCGCCGCGGTCGTTTCCAGCTCAGCTGCAACCGCGCTTTCGACGACGTCGTCGCGGCCTGCGCCGATATCCGCCGGCAGCAGGGGGAAGGGACCTGGCTGAGCCCGGAGATGGCGGCCGCCTACGGGGAATTGCATCGCCTTGGTTATGCCCACTCGGTTGAATGCTGGGAAGCGGGGGAATTGGTCGGCGGTCTCTACGGGGTCTGTCTCGGGCGCTGTTTCTTCGGCGAATCGATGTTCCATCGGGTCGCCGATGCTTCCAAGGTAGCGCTGGGCTGGCTGGCCGGACGGCTGCAGGCGGCAGGTTTCGAGCTGATCGACTGCCAGCTGGCCAATCCCCACCTGGTCAGCCTCGGCGCCCGGGAAATCCCGCGCCCGGTTTTTCTGGAACGCTTGCGGCGCTCCGGGGTGACGCCGTCGACCATGCCGCCACCGGGGGATTTCCCCGGGGAGGGGGAATATCCGGTCGCTTGA
- a CDS encoding ATP-binding protein — MAELDLDWDYLLERLERLLDLSEEALLLKIGPDPEETPEMATQVAFRWVREGRGGWLQPISHPDLPDHGDLLGIDRVLQRLEQNTRQFLAGHPANNVLLWGERGCGKSSAVKGLLRAHADAGLRLVEVYKEDLQQLPAICSLLRDLPWRFILYCDDLSFDESDSAYRELKALLEGGLERRPQNVLVYATSNRRHLLPERIVDNSDAEEIHPEERIAEKLSLSDRFGITLAFYPMSQETYLAVARHLAARAGLAVDTGELAREALHWALGRGARSGRVARQFVDDLRGRLALAASEKTAPGS; from the coding sequence ATGGCTGAACTCGACCTCGACTGGGACTACCTGCTGGAGCGCCTTGAACGACTGCTCGACCTCAGTGAAGAAGCCCTGCTGCTGAAGATCGGGCCCGACCCCGAAGAGACCCCGGAGATGGCGACCCAGGTCGCCTTTCGCTGGGTCCGCGAGGGGCGCGGCGGCTGGTTGCAGCCGATCAGCCACCCCGACCTCCCCGACCACGGCGATCTGCTCGGCATCGACCGCGTCCTGCAACGGCTGGAACAGAACACCCGCCAGTTCCTGGCCGGGCACCCGGCCAACAACGTCCTCCTCTGGGGCGAACGGGGCTGCGGCAAGTCCTCGGCCGTCAAGGGACTGCTGCGGGCCCACGCCGATGCCGGACTGCGCCTGGTCGAAGTCTACAAGGAGGACCTGCAGCAGCTGCCGGCGATCTGCAGCCTGCTGCGCGATCTCCCCTGGCGCTTTATCCTCTATTGCGACGACCTTTCCTTCGATGAATCGGACAGCGCCTACCGGGAGCTCAAGGCCCTGCTTGAGGGGGGGCTGGAGAGACGGCCGCAGAATGTCCTCGTCTATGCCACCAGCAACCGCCGGCACCTGCTGCCGGAACGCATCGTCGACAACAGCGATGCCGAGGAGATTCATCCCGAAGAGAGGATTGCGGAAAAACTCTCGCTCTCCGATCGCTTCGGCATTACCCTTGCTTTCTATCCGATGTCCCAGGAGACCTACCTGGCCGTCGCGCGCCACCTTGCCGCCCGCGCGGGCCTAGCGGTTGACACCGGCGAATTGGCGCGGGAGGCGCTGCACTGGGCGCTGGGACGCGGAGCCCGCTCGGGCCGGGTCGCCCGCCAGTTCGTCGATGATCTGCGCGGCCGCCTGGCCCTGGCCGCAAGCGAAAAAACCGCGCCCGGGTCGTGA
- a CDS encoding cytochrome c3 family protein, with protein sequence MKLRWFTLVLLLLVIPSLSLARWITDQVVIESKATGPILFSHYNHLEAVGKNCPTCHNGIFNVEPAKNRAATMADMEQGKSCGACHNGKRAFSVKEDCASCHPTRDITFTVADAGNVLFSHDVHTGMYSCSECHPGLFIPGAGNKRASMEDMAGGESCGACHDGSTAFTVEENCDTCHQM encoded by the coding sequence ATGAAACTGCGTTGGTTCACCCTGGTCCTGTTGCTGCTGGTTATCCCTTCCCTCTCCCTGGCGCGCTGGATTACCGACCAGGTCGTCATCGAGAGCAAGGCCACCGGGCCCATTCTCTTCAGCCACTACAACCACCTCGAGGCGGTTGGCAAGAACTGCCCGACCTGCCATAACGGCATTTTCAACGTCGAACCGGCCAAAAACCGTGCCGCCACCATGGCCGACATGGAGCAGGGAAAATCGTGCGGCGCCTGCCACAACGGCAAGCGGGCCTTCAGCGTCAAGGAGGACTGCGCAAGCTGTCACCCGACCCGCGATATCACCTTCACCGTCGCCGACGCCGGCAACGTCCTCTTCAGCCACGATGTCCACACCGGAATGTACAGCTGCAGCGAATGTCACCCCGGTCTCTTCATCCCCGGGGCCGGCAACAAGCGCGCCAGCATGGAGGATATGGCCGGTGGCGAATCGTGCGGCGCCTGCCATGATGGCAGTACCGCCTTTACCGTTGAAGAGAATTGCGACACCTGTCACCAGATGTAA
- the rmuC gene encoding DNA recombination protein RmuC yields the protein MTPDSFWLLAALGAGALLGSGLAALFFLGRVARARETGERAGAAEINTLTERLAGRDRQLAELQAELQRARAEFQEQREANTRLQSRTAQLETRLELEATAAAEKLALLEEARQRLAEAFKSLSAEALSSNNQAFLHLAKATLERFQEGARNDLDGRQKAIDQLVKPLQESLGKVDAQIQGLEQARTGAYARLDEQIKSLLTTQARLESETGNLVKALRTPTVRGRWGEIQLRRVVEMAGMVNFCDFVEQESATTEEGRLRPDMVVKLPNGKNIVVDSKAPLQAYLESLESQDESERRNHLRDHARHIRGHLQKLSAKNYWAQFQPTPEFVVLFLPGETFFSAALEQDPGLIEFGVDNRVLLATPTTLIALLRAVAYGWRQEQLAENAQKISDLGREMYERLATLTNHFAGLGRGLERAVESYNKAVGSLESRVLVSARKFRELGAADDKELEAPALIDQVPRAMTDPPSGEDKSA from the coding sequence ATGACCCCTGATTCTTTCTGGTTACTGGCAGCTTTGGGGGCCGGGGCCCTGCTGGGCAGTGGCCTGGCCGCGCTGTTCTTTCTTGGTCGCGTGGCGCGAGCCCGCGAGACGGGTGAGCGGGCCGGTGCCGCTGAAATCAATACGTTGACCGAACGGCTGGCCGGCCGCGACCGGCAATTGGCCGAACTTCAGGCCGAACTGCAGCGGGCCCGGGCTGAGTTCCAGGAGCAGCGCGAGGCCAATACCCGTCTGCAGAGCAGGACCGCGCAACTCGAAACCCGGCTCGAGCTTGAGGCCACTGCCGCCGCCGAAAAACTCGCCCTCCTCGAAGAGGCGCGCCAGCGCCTGGCAGAGGCCTTCAAATCCCTCTCCGCCGAAGCCCTCTCCAGCAACAACCAGGCCTTTCTGCACCTGGCCAAAGCGACCCTGGAGCGCTTCCAGGAAGGGGCACGCAACGACCTCGACGGGCGCCAGAAAGCGATCGACCAGCTGGTCAAACCGTTGCAGGAATCCCTCGGCAAGGTCGACGCCCAGATCCAGGGACTGGAGCAGGCCCGCACCGGCGCCTATGCCCGCCTCGACGAGCAGATCAAGTCGCTGCTGACCACCCAGGCCCGGCTCGAGAGTGAGACCGGTAACCTGGTCAAGGCGCTGCGCACGCCGACGGTGCGCGGGCGCTGGGGCGAGATCCAGTTGCGGCGGGTGGTCGAAATGGCCGGCATGGTCAACTTCTGCGACTTCGTCGAACAGGAGTCGGCCACCACCGAAGAGGGACGGCTGCGCCCGGACATGGTCGTCAAGCTCCCCAACGGCAAGAATATCGTCGTCGATTCCAAGGCGCCGCTGCAGGCCTACCTCGAATCGCTGGAGAGCCAGGACGAGAGCGAACGGCGCAACCACCTGCGCGACCACGCCCGCCATATCCGCGGCCACTTGCAGAAGCTCTCGGCCAAGAACTACTGGGCCCAGTTCCAACCGACCCCCGAGTTCGTGGTCCTCTTCCTCCCCGGCGAAACCTTCTTCTCCGCGGCCCTGGAACAGGACCCCGGCCTGATCGAGTTCGGCGTCGACAATCGGGTGCTGCTCGCCACGCCGACGACCCTGATCGCGCTGCTGCGGGCGGTCGCTTACGGCTGGCGCCAGGAGCAGCTCGCCGAAAACGCCCAGAAAATCAGTGATCTCGGCCGGGAGATGTACGAGCGACTGGCGACCCTGACCAATCATTTCGCCGGGCTCGGCCGGGGGCTGGAGCGGGCGGTCGAATCGTACAACAAGGCGGTCGGCTCCCTGGAGAGTCGGGTCCTGGTCAGTGCCCGCAAGTTTCGCGAACTCGGCGCCGCCGACGACAAAGAACTCGAGGCGCCCGCCCTCATCGACCAGGTGCCACGCGCGATGACCGACCCACCTTCCGGCGAAGACAAGAGCGCCTGA
- the clpA gene encoding ATP-dependent Clp protease ATP-binding subunit ClpA has translation MFNHDVQLTFSLAVREAQRRHHEYLTSEHVLYAMLFDDTAQEILRNCGGEISVLERQLEDFFGQHLETLPGEEEAVPEQTVGLQRILQRSVMHMQAAGKDEITVGDVLAAILEERSSHAAQMLEGQGVTRLDVLNYISHGVAKVPPQERSGGAAPQPGEESAPAKGGAPLRDPLEAYTVNLLQRARDGKLDPLIGRSAEMERTVQVLCRRRKNNPLYVGEPGVGKTALAEGLALMIHGGAVPDLIADAEIFALDMGALLAGSKFRGDFEERLKAVVAALQKKPGAILFIDEIHTVVGAGATSGGSLDAANILKPLLGSGELRCIGSTTFEEYRNLFDKDRALSRRFQKIDVLEPTVAETVAILQGLRSHYEAHHGVRYSEAALRAAAELSAKHINYRHLPDKAIDVIDEVGAFCRIHPQAKRSIGVAEVEAVVAAIARIPARSISGSDRRRLKNLQPALQRQVFGQDAAIDLLCRSILRARAGLGHPEKPTGSFLFTGPTGVGKTEVARQLATALGVEFLRFDMSEYMEKHSVARLIGSPPGYVGFEQGGLLTDAVIKHPYAVLLLDEIEKAHPDLFNILLQVMDHGTLTDNNGRHADFRNVILIMTSNVGAREMNATPIGFGGQPVTSSRQAVERTFSPEFRNRLDAVIPFQPLDDAVMVRVVDKFLDELRVQLVDKKVRLLVSAAARTELARRGHDPRFGARPLGRLLQSEVSDVIAGEILFGALKKGGTVQVGLQGDRLTFRYR, from the coding sequence ATGTTTAACCATGACGTGCAGTTGACATTTTCTCTGGCGGTGCGCGAAGCGCAGCGGCGGCATCACGAGTACCTGACCTCGGAGCATGTCCTCTACGCCATGCTGTTTGACGATACGGCGCAGGAAATCCTGCGCAACTGTGGGGGGGAGATTAGCGTACTGGAGCGGCAGCTGGAGGACTTTTTCGGCCAGCACCTGGAAACCCTTCCCGGGGAGGAAGAGGCGGTTCCGGAGCAGACCGTCGGCCTGCAACGCATCCTGCAGCGGTCGGTCATGCACATGCAGGCGGCCGGAAAGGATGAGATCACCGTCGGCGATGTCCTCGCGGCCATCCTCGAGGAGCGCTCCTCCCACGCCGCCCAGATGCTCGAAGGTCAGGGGGTGACCCGCCTTGATGTCCTGAACTATATTTCCCACGGCGTCGCCAAGGTGCCGCCGCAGGAGCGTTCCGGCGGGGCCGCGCCCCAACCGGGCGAAGAGAGCGCGCCGGCCAAGGGGGGAGCGCCGCTGCGGGACCCCCTTGAGGCCTACACCGTCAACCTGCTGCAGCGGGCGCGCGACGGCAAGCTCGATCCGCTGATCGGCCGCAGCGCGGAGATGGAGCGGACGGTGCAGGTCCTCTGCCGGCGCCGCAAGAATAATCCCCTCTACGTCGGGGAACCGGGGGTCGGCAAGACCGCCCTCGCCGAAGGGCTGGCCTTAATGATCCATGGCGGCGCGGTGCCCGATTTGATCGCCGATGCGGAAATTTTTGCCCTCGATATGGGTGCGCTGCTGGCCGGGTCCAAGTTCCGCGGTGATTTCGAAGAGCGGCTCAAGGCGGTGGTGGCAGCGCTGCAGAAAAAACCGGGGGCGATTCTTTTCATCGATGAAATCCATACCGTCGTCGGGGCCGGCGCAACCAGCGGCGGTTCGCTCGATGCCGCCAATATCCTCAAGCCGCTGCTCGGCTCCGGCGAGCTGCGCTGCATCGGTTCGACGACCTTTGAAGAGTACCGCAACCTCTTCGACAAGGACCGGGCCCTCTCCCGGCGCTTCCAGAAGATCGATGTCCTCGAACCGACGGTGGCGGAGACCGTGGCGATTCTCCAGGGTCTGCGCAGCCATTACGAAGCCCATCACGGCGTCCGCTACAGTGAGGCCGCCTTGCGGGCGGCGGCAGAACTCTCCGCCAAGCACATCAACTATCGGCATCTGCCTGACAAGGCGATCGACGTCATCGACGAGGTCGGCGCATTCTGCCGTATCCATCCGCAAGCCAAACGCAGCATCGGGGTCGCCGAGGTTGAAGCGGTGGTCGCCGCGATTGCCCGTATTCCGGCACGCAGCATCTCCGGGTCAGATCGCCGGCGGCTGAAAAATCTGCAGCCGGCCTTGCAGCGCCAGGTCTTCGGCCAGGATGCAGCCATCGACCTGCTCTGCCGTTCGATCCTGCGCGCCCGGGCCGGTCTCGGGCACCCGGAAAAACCGACCGGGTCGTTCCTCTTCACCGGGCCGACCGGCGTCGGCAAGACCGAGGTCGCCCGCCAGCTCGCGACTGCGCTGGGGGTCGAATTCCTGCGTTTCGACATGAGCGAGTACATGGAGAAACACTCGGTGGCGCGTCTGATCGGCTCACCCCCGGGTTATGTCGGTTTCGAGCAGGGGGGGCTGCTCACCGATGCGGTGATCAAACATCCCTACGCGGTCCTGCTGCTGGACGAAATCGAAAAGGCGCATCCCGATCTCTTCAATATCCTGCTGCAGGTCATGGATCACGGCACCCTGACCGACAACAACGGGCGCCATGCCGATTTCCGCAACGTGATTCTGATTATGACCAGCAACGTCGGGGCCCGGGAGATGAATGCCACCCCGATCGGCTTTGGCGGCCAGCCGGTCACCTCCTCGCGGCAGGCAGTGGAACGGACCTTCTCGCCCGAGTTCCGCAATCGTCTCGATGCCGTCATCCCCTTCCAGCCCCTGGACGATGCCGTCATGGTGCGGGTGGTCGACAAGTTCCTTGACGAATTGCGGGTCCAGCTGGTCGACAAGAAGGTCCGCCTGCTGGTCTCGGCCGCGGCCCGGACCGAGCTCGCCCGTCGCGGCCACGATCCCCGGTTCGGCGCCCGTCCCCTCGGACGACTGCTGCAGAGTGAGGTCAGTGATGTCATCGCCGGCGAGATTCTTTTTGGCGCCCTGAAAAAGGGGGGCACCGTCCAGGTCGGTCTGCAAGGCGACCGCCTCACTTTCCGCTACCGTTGA
- a CDS encoding THUMP domain-containing class I SAM-dependent RNA methyltransferase encodes MKKDRERPLFAITAPGLETLCAGELTTLGLANRPVPGGVEFRGGLREVYLANLWLRTATRVVVRLESFRCRAFPELFQRARRLPWGQFLRPQTRVEVSASSRGSRLFHTDRIADTVREAITQALGEAAGSAPAPEQRLLVRFEDDICQLSVDSSGELLHRRGYRQDAAPAPLRETLAAAMLLCAGWDGRERLIDPLCGSGTLPIEAALLAGHRPPGANRSFAFMAWPGYRAGLWQALQVEAMRHRADPGPLITGSDHDPVVLGAAQRNAERAGVDELLQLRCAPLETLQLPPGPGLLIANPPYGARLGRDQDLERLFAALGTVCRRGGAGWRCLFLTPDAGLARATGLDARPLAQFSNGGIEVVLFQAAMW; translated from the coding sequence ATGAAAAAAGACCGTGAACGGCCCCTCTTTGCCATTACCGCGCCAGGCCTCGAGACCCTCTGCGCCGGCGAACTGACCACCCTGGGCCTGGCCAATCGACCGGTCCCCGGTGGGGTCGAGTTTCGCGGCGGCCTGCGCGAGGTCTACCTGGCCAACCTCTGGCTGCGCACCGCGACGCGGGTAGTGGTGCGGTTGGAGAGCTTCCGCTGCCGCGCTTTTCCGGAACTCTTCCAGCGTGCCCGGCGGCTCCCCTGGGGTCAGTTTCTGCGACCGCAGACCCGGGTCGAAGTCAGCGCCAGCAGCCGCGGCTCGCGGCTTTTTCATACCGACCGGATTGCCGACACCGTTCGCGAGGCGATCACGCAGGCCCTCGGGGAGGCTGCCGGCAGCGCTCCCGCGCCAGAGCAGCGGCTGCTGGTCCGCTTCGAGGACGACATCTGCCAGCTCTCGGTCGACAGTTCCGGAGAACTGCTCCATCGTCGCGGCTACCGGCAGGATGCGGCGCCGGCGCCGTTGCGGGAAACCCTGGCGGCGGCGATGCTCCTTTGCGCCGGCTGGGACGGTCGGGAGCGGCTGATCGATCCCCTCTGCGGTTCCGGGACCCTTCCCATCGAGGCGGCGCTGCTGGCCGGCCACCGCCCCCCGGGAGCAAACCGAAGCTTTGCTTTCATGGCCTGGCCGGGGTACCGCGCCGGCCTCTGGCAGGCGTTGCAGGTCGAGGCAATGCGGCACCGCGCAGATCCGGGGCCGCTAATCACCGGCAGCGATCACGACCCGGTGGTCCTTGGCGCGGCACAGCGCAATGCCGAGCGCGCCGGGGTGGATGAGTTGCTGCAGTTGCGCTGTGCGCCTCTGGAAACCCTTCAACTGCCGCCGGGTCCGGGGCTGCTGATTGCCAACCCCCCCTATGGCGCCCGGCTCGGTCGGGACCAGGACCTGGAACGGCTTTTTGCCGCCCTGGGGACGGTCTGCCGGCGTGGCGGTGCGGGCTGGCGCTGCCTCTTTCTCACTCCCGATGCCGGACTGGCCCGGGCAACCGGCCTCGATGCCAGGCCCCTCGCGCAGTTCAGCAACGGGGGGATCGAGGTGGTCCTGTTTCAGGCCGCCATGTGGTGA